Genomic segment of Mucilaginibacter sabulilitoris:
CTAAGCATTCAATTTCATTTGCAGTTATATGAGATAAAGGCGCTTGAGGATAAGGCGTACATCCACATACTCCAATCAAAGGGAGATCCTGAGAAAGAATATCTCGAAGCTTTGAAGAGGTACCGCACCTTGAAATATCCTTACCTGCAGTACACATTTTATGGCCTGGCAGCTTATTATTTTTATACCGGTCATCCCGAAAAGTCAGAATATTATAGTGAAGAAGCAATAAAAACGATGAGGGCTACTAAGGACACCCTCATTGCCGGCGACATCTATTTCGCATATGGGCATATCTCTTTCAATAACGAAAACTACCAAAAGGCCTTTGATCTTGGGAACTTAGCTTTAAAATATCTGAAAATACATGCGGGTATGTTTTGCTTAAATCAACGCATTGTTTTTATTCTGCCTGTACGTGCGTTACGAAAAATGAAGAAATATTCCGAGGCTATCGGCTACGTTCGCCGTATGCAGGCAGAATATCCGGCAACGAACACCGGCGATAAGATAGAAGATGCCCTGTTTCTCGGAAATATTTATCGCGACATGAAAGCCTATAAAAAGGCTGAGGAAGCATTTTTAATGGCGTTTAAGATAAATAAAACTCAAGCAAACCCGTCTGTATACGTTTATAAGGACATCGCTCAGGTTTACGTCGAGTCAAAACAATATGCTAAAGCAAAGCCTTTCTTGAATCTTGTCGTTAATCATAAGAACAATACGTTTTCGTCGGGTGAAAAAAGCCACTTAGATTACTTGTTTTTTCTTACTGATTCAGCAACCGGTGATTATTTCCAGGCCATCAAACATTTAAGTTTATACCATAATGCACAGGAATTTGAATTGAGGAATAGTAAGGAAGAGAACGCAAAAAAACTGGCAGTTCAATTTGAAACCAGGCAAAAAGAAGATAGAATAAAACTGTTAAATCAGAGAGCCGCACTGGATAAAAGTAACCTGCAGCGGGCAACCATGGTGAAGAATGTTACAATTGGCGGCATCGTTTTAGCTTTAATCATAGCAGCGTTATTATACCGACAAAGCAGGCTAAGGAAAAAGAATAACAAAATAATCACGCAGCAAAACGAACTTATTACTCATAAAAACGAGTTGCTGGAAAACCTGGTGATCGAAAAAGAATGGCTGCTCAAAGAAGTCCACCACCGTGTAAAAAACAATTTGCAAATAGTGATGAGCTTGCTATATACACAGGCTGCTTATTTACAAAACAATGATGCAATAGACGCGATCAGGGATAGCCGGAACAGAATGCAGGCAATTTCAATTATTCATCAGAAACTTTATAGTAAAAGCAACGTTGCAGGTATTGTCATGAGTGATTATGTCGCAGACCTTGTTAGGCACTTATGTGATTCTTATGATTGTGCCCGTCGCAGGATAAGATTTAAAGAATTGATAGAACCGGTTAACCTTGATTCATCCCAGGCAGTACCGTTAGGATTAATATTAAATGAAGCAATAACAAATTCCATAAAATATGCTTTTGGCGACGATAGCGGAGAAATTATTATTGAAAGTAATTTACTTGATACGGAAACTATTGGGCTTAAAATTGCCGACAACGGGAGAGGGCTGCCGATTGGTTTCAATTTATCGGAAACTTCATCTCTCGGGATGGAAATGATAAGGGCACTCAGCAAACAACTGGGGGCCAGCTTTGAGATAGAAAATGACTCCGGTGTAGTCATCACCCTAAAGTTTAAGATTGAACACGCGCGGGCAAACGCTGTTATAACTTAACTTGTTTTATAAGAGTGCCTTTTGATGATAAGTGAAATAGGTAATCCCACCAAAAACATATGCAAAATAATACCAATTGCTACATCGCTTGCTCCAAACGGAGGAGGCGGAGTTTTGCTAAGTGGTACCACTACCAGATTCATAATCAGCCAGGCGCATAAGCCAAGCGTCAGGCCAGACAGCACAGCAAAACTGCGTAGTGTTTTAATTTTTGTATACGCATAGAAATAACCTGCCGCGATTGTAATAGCTGTTAGAAAATGCAGCAATGTACCAATTAGGATCGTTGAAATGCCCCCGGAAAAAGCCGACCGGCCATAGAGCCCGCTTGCAACGTATTGCATGACCTGGCCGGGATTTAAGCCAAGCTTAATATTAAACACTATCGAAGCTGCAATACCATCAAGCAGCCCAGCCGTTAGACCTGCCAATATTATTGGTTGAAGGCCGTTTGATTTGGGCTTCGGGTCAATTTGAATTCTTTGTTCCATTTGCTAATTTTTTTAAGTTCTGTATGACAATGTAAATGTGAAATCAGGTTTCGCAGTTAAAAATTAAATTCGGTCGTCCGCGCTTTCTGTCCGAAAAATCATTCTTAGTGTTTGGTCATTAGTCAAATAAGCAAACGCCCAGTTATAAAATGTTTTTATCTTGTTATTGGTGCTTACCAAAGACATCAGGTGAATGAGTAACCAGGCCATCAGGCCCGGCAAACCGCCAAAATGGACCCGGTGTTTAAATAGATCTGCAACAGCGTTCTGCCGACCTATTATCGCCATTTCACCCTTGTCGAAGTATTTGAAAGCTTTCATTTGTTGCCCACAAGCAACTCGAAGTAGATTTTTAGCGAGCGCTTTCCCTTGCTGAATAGCTGGTTGCGCAAGCTGTGGATGGCC
This window contains:
- a CDS encoding sensor histidine kinase gives rise to the protein MHKSIIVILSIAVTTAILIIFPLAALGQYYPSPQPEDPSNEHVLLKQLSSVSGKDKVRVLLRLTNLYLNKPLRRDADMKRAMAFGISARDSSIKYNDKKSKDQALLFIADIFTFQNNMQAAENILPALKDTAKAVLCLNLSYKYGNMDAPDQQSVWEKGLYFAEQARLLSIQFHLQLYEIKALEDKAYIHILQSKGDPEKEYLEALKRYRTLKYPYLQYTFYGLAAYYFYTGHPEKSEYYSEEAIKTMRATKDTLIAGDIYFAYGHISFNNENYQKAFDLGNLALKYLKIHAGMFCLNQRIVFILPVRALRKMKKYSEAIGYVRRMQAEYPATNTGDKIEDALFLGNIYRDMKAYKKAEEAFLMAFKINKTQANPSVYVYKDIAQVYVESKQYAKAKPFLNLVVNHKNNTFSSGEKSHLDYLFFLTDSATGDYFQAIKHLSLYHNAQEFELRNSKEENAKKLAVQFETRQKEDRIKLLNQRAALDKSNLQRATMVKNVTIGGIVLALIIAALLYRQSRLRKKNNKIITQQNELITHKNELLENLVIEKEWLLKEVHHRVKNNLQIVMSLLYTQAAYLQNNDAIDAIRDSRNRMQAISIIHQKLYSKSNVAGIVMSDYVADLVRHLCDSYDCARRRIRFKELIEPVNLDSSQAVPLGLILNEAITNSIKYAFGDDSGEIIIESNLLDTETIGLKIADNGRGLPIGFNLSETSSLGMEMIRALSKQLGASFEIENDSGVVITLKFKIEHARANAVIT